A segment of the Streptomyces pactum genome:
CGCGCCCCGGGGGTCGGCCGTCAGTCCGCTCGACCCGGGCTCGAGGGGACGTCGGGCGGTTCTCGAGCGAGCCCGCCCAGCCTGGCCGGGACGGGATGCCGATCCGCGGTCCGAAGGAGGCCTGATGACGTTCGCCCGGCGCGTGCGGCGGTTCACCCGTGCCCTGGTGGCCGACGTCTGGCAGTGCCTGGTCGCTGTCGGCGCCGTCCAGCTCGCGGGCGAGACGGCCCGGGCCGACACCCGCCTGGTGGACGCGCCTGCGCCGGGCCATCCCGAACGCCTGCGCCCCGACCTGCCCCTGACCGCGCTGGAGCGCGCCCTGCTGAAGGACATCGGCCCGGCGGGCTGACGGCCGGCGGGCCGGGCCGCGGTGCCAGCCCGCGGTGCCAGGCCGCGGTGCCAGGCCGCGGTGCCAGGCCGCGTGCCAGGCCGCGGTGTCAGGCCGCGTACAGGTCGAAGGTGGAGCTGCGCCGGGGCCCGGACGCCAGGTCCAACTGAGGGTCGACGGCGAGGATCGCCTGGTGCAGTCGCTGCAACTGCGGTGAGGGCTCCACACCCAGCTCGTCGACCAGGCGGCGGCGCAGCCGGTGGTAGACGTCAAGCGCTCCGGCCTGCCGACCGGAGCGGTACAGCGCCACCATGGCCTGCGAGTGCAGTCCCTCGTGCTCGGGGTGCCGGGCGGTCAGGTCCATCAGTTCGGCGGTGACCTCGGCGTGCCGGCCGATCCTGAGGTCGGCGTCGATGCGGCGCTCCCGCGTGACAAGCCGGCTCTCCTCCAGCCGCATCGCCTCTATCTCCAGGACCGGGCCGACGGGTACGTCGACCAGGGCGGGCCCCTGCCACAGGCTCAGCGCCTTGCGGTAGGCGTGGGCGGACCGCTGGTCGTCGCCGTCCTCGAAGGCCTGCTGGCCCTCGAGGACGAGGCGCTCGTACTCGTGGACGTCGACCGCGTCGGCCGGTATCTGCAGCAGGTAGCCGCCGTGCCGGGTGGCGAGCACGTCCTTGGCGGTGCCGGGGGCGCCGGGCCCCATGGCGGTACCGAGCCGGCGCCGCAGCTGGAGTATGTAGGTCTGCAGCGTGGTGAGGGCGCTCTGGGGCAGTTCGGTGCCCCAGATCTCCTCCATCAGCGTGGGCACGGGCATGACTCTGCCCGGGTAGAGGGCGAGCAGGGCCAGGATCTGGCGCGGTTTCCCGGCCGTCGGAACGATCGACATCCCGTTGACGTCGGCACTCAGTGGACCCAGAACACGAATCTTCATGGTTTCCCTCCCTGTACCTCGACGGCTGGACTCGTCTTCCGAGCCGGTGTGCGAATCGGCGCCCGAGGCTCGTCGATATTGCGCCAGGCGGGGGCCCGGTGTCCTTACCCCGCGACGTATGCACGAGGCGTGCCGTATCCCGCCACGACCCCGCTCTCGGAAGTGGTCGAGGAATCTTTGAGCCGTTTTGTTGCGCCGTCGCGTCCCGTTGTTCCTGACAGGTCTGTGACGTGCGGCCGGCCGTTGCGAAATGAATGCCGTCGATCGTCTTTTGCGGCTCGCTCCACCCTGTGGATTTCCGTGCCGTGGGGGGCACCGAAAGTACCGGGCGGGGTGACGGGCAGGTGCCGCCGCCGGGCGCGGACCCGCTGCTGCGGCAGTTGCTGCGGCTCATGGCCGCCCGCTGCGCCGAGCAGGACGGGCCCGTGCCCCTGGCGGGCCGCGACGAGGGGGCGGGTCACGTCCTGGATTCGATCACGGCCATGGAACTCGTCTCCGCCTGGCACCGGCGCGGTATCGAGACCGGTTTCCCGGAACTGATGGCGCCCCCGTTCCTGGCCGCCAGAGGCCGCCGTGCTCCTGCCATCGCGAACGCCGCGCGGTATAAGCTCCAGGGTTCCGGAAAAACGCTGGAGCCGCACTCGAGCCGATCCCGTCATTCACGCGCACCGCGATGGGTGCGATAGCCGGGAATTGAGCCTTCCATTTCCGGGCGGCCGGGTTCGGATCACCGATGGAGCCGTTCATGGAAATCGTCTCGCACGCTTTTCCGGTCCCAGGCCCCAGGTCCCCGGTCCCTGCTCCCCGGTCCTCGGTCGCCGGTCCGGGTCACGGGGGCCGGAGCGGCTGGTGCGTTGACCGCGGACGTCGGCCGGGTGGGGGTGTGGTGATCTCGGTTTCCGGTGATGCGCAATGCCGTTGACCCACTGGAGTCTGCGCAAGCTCGCCGACTGCCTCAGCCCTCCACCGGGTGCAGAGCATCCGCGCCGCCCGGCCCGATGGCGCCCCCCTCTGCGTCATCCCCGACAACTGGTCCGGCAACAAACCGCGACGATCCGCACCTGGTCCGCCCGGCACCAGACCGAGCCGTGCTTCACCCCGGCCCACGCGTCCTGGGCCGACTCCGTCGAACCGCCGCTTCGGGCCGCTGCGCGGCTTCGTCCTGGGCGACAGCGACCCGCCCGACCACCCCGCCCTCGCCCGTGACCTGCACGCCTGCTGACGCTGGCGCAGCCGCCGTCGCCCCGGGCGGTGTCGGCGCGTTCCGGTGCCGGCGGTGTCGGCTCCTGGAGGGCTGCGCCTACTTACGCACGCGGAAGCGGAGCATCGTGACGGCGCCCGACTGGGTGGTGCTGAACGGTTCCAGGTCGATCCTGCCGAGGCTCGGGGGCGAGAAGCGGACACCGTCGCCGAGCAGTACCGGCAGTACATACACCAGGATCTCGTCGACGAGCCCGCGCCGCAGGCACTGGGCGGCCGTGTCAGCACCGAGGATCTCCAGGTTCCTGCCGCCCGCGGCGCTGCGTGCTGTGGCAACGGCTTCCTCGATGTCGCAGGTGAGGAACGTGACGGCGGGGTCCGGCTCGTCGGGAGGCTCGTGGGTGAGGACGAACTGTGCTCCCCCGTCGTAGGCGGTGTCCTGGTCGGCCATCCGCTTGGCGACCTCGTACGTGCCCCGGCCGACGAGCATGGCGCCCGTGGCCGCCATAACCTCCGGGAACGTATCCGCGGTCAGGTACTCGGCGATCCAGTCCATCGCGTGGCCGGGACCGGCGATGAACCCGTCCAGCGACATCGCCCTGTTCACGACCACATTGCCGGTGCCGATGCCCACATCGCTCATGCGTCTTCTCCAAGGATTCTGCAGGCCCGGGGCCGCATCATAGTGCGGCCGGCGGGGCGGGCGGCGATGAGCCGTATGCGTGTCCGCGGTGGCCCGACGCGGACAGCCGGCATCCGGATGTGCTGGTCGCGCAGCGTCAAGAACGTGCCCGGGTACGGCGCACAGCACGGCCTGCGTGACGAGCGTGCCGCCGTCCTTGCGCGCCGGCGGGCTCTTTTTCCCGGGGTGCTCGACCGCGAGAGGCGAGGTGCGTGTCGCAGGCGCGCCGCACCGGCGTCCGGTCCCGGGCCGGCCCGCCCCGGCTGACGTCCAGGACGCCACTGCGGAGGCGGCCAGGTACGCCGCGCCCCCGGAAGGCGGTGTTTCCCCGCCTCGCTCACGGGCCGGCGGCTGAACGGGGGCAGTCGGTCGGGTGGCTGACAGTCGTTGGGTAAAATCCCCGGGCCCGGGCCATCCGGGATCATGAAGCATGCTCCCGGATGACTGGCACCTCACCCAAGACGTCGACGACTTCCTGGCCCGGGCCGGGGACTTCCTGTGCTCGCGCGCCGCGCTGCACAACACGCCGCTGACAGACATCGAGAAGCTGCGCCGACGCAAGGC
Coding sequences within it:
- a CDS encoding dihydrofolate reductase family protein — protein: MSDVGIGTGNVVVNRAMSLDGFIAGPGHAMDWIAEYLTADTFPEVMAATGAMLVGRGTYEVAKRMADQDTAYDGGAQFVLTHEPPDEPDPAVTFLTCDIEEAVATARSAAGGRNLEILGADTAAQCLRRGLVDEILVYVLPVLLGDGVRFSPPSLGRIDLEPFSTTQSGAVTMLRFRVRK
- a CDS encoding AfsR/SARP family transcriptional regulator, which produces MKIRVLGPLSADVNGMSIVPTAGKPRQILALLALYPGRVMPVPTLMEEIWGTELPQSALTTLQTYILQLRRRLGTAMGPGAPGTAKDVLATRHGGYLLQIPADAVDVHEYERLVLEGQQAFEDGDDQRSAHAYRKALSLWQGPALVDVPVGPVLEIEAMRLEESRLVTRERRIDADLRIGRHAEVTAELMDLTARHPEHEGLHSQAMVALYRSGRQAGALDVYHRLRRRLVDELGVEPSPQLQRLHQAILAVDPQLDLASGPRRSSTFDLYAA
- a CDS encoding DUF6059 family protein → MTFARRVRRFTRALVADVWQCLVAVGAVQLAGETARADTRLVDAPAPGHPERLRPDLPLTALERALLKDIGPAG